AACTGGGCCATAGCGCGTCCTCCTTATGCCTGAATCTGACCGGCCATCTGCTGAATCTTGATGATCACGAACTCGGCCGGTTTGAGCGGCGCAAAGCCGACCACGATGTTGACGATGCCCAGATTGATGTCGTGCTGGGTCGTCGTTTCCTTGTCGCACTTCACGAAGTAGGCCTCTGCCGGCGTCTTGCCCTGGAAGGCGCCCTGCCGGAAGAGGTTCTGCATGAAGGCGCCGATGTTGAGCCGGATCTGCGCCCACAAGGGCTCGTCGTTGGGCTCGAAGACGACCCACTGCGTGCCGCGGTAGAGGCTCTCCTCGATGAACAACGCGGTCCGGCGGACGGGGAGGTATTTCCATTCGGACGCCAGGCGGTCGTCCCCTTGCAGCGTGCGGGCGCCCCACACCACGAGCCCGCTCGGCGGCATGGCGCGCAGGCAATTGATCCCCAACGGGTTCAGTTCCCCGTTTTCTCCGTCGGTGAGGTTCACGCTCAGCCCCACCGCGCCGGTGATGGTCGCGTCCAGCCCGGCCGGCGCCTTCCACAGCCCTCTGGTCGCGTCCGTGCGGGCCAGGATGCCGGCCACCGCTCCGCAGGGAGAAACCTGTTCGAGCTGTCCGTTGCGCAGCGGATTCGGCTGGACGAGCCGGGGAAAATACAACGCGGCGTTCTTGCTCCTGGTCCCGACCGCGCCGACGCCGCTTTTGGCGTCCCCTTTGTCGTCCCAGTTGCTGGGCGGATCGACGATCAGCATGGCGCGGCGCTTTTCACAATAGACGGCTGCCGCCCCGACCAGGGTGGCGTCCACGTCCTGATTGGCGATCCCGGAGCTGCTCTTGTAGGGAGGCAGGCAGAGCAGGTTGAAGAGATCGGCCTGCTCCAGCGCATAGAGGCCTTGCTTGGCCGCCTCCTTGCCGGCTCCCGTGAACGATTCTTCGTTGAGATCCTGGCCGTCGGACGCCTGATCGGCCGCAGCTACGCCGTCGGAGGCGTTGTTGTCCTCCCAGACGGTCTTGCCCGCCGCCGGCGCGCCGTGGGCGGTCGGGGCCGCCAACGTCTTCACCCGCATCAGCAAGGATTCATTGGCGAGTATCCGGTCCACCCGGCGCGCGCTCTCCACCGTGGTGACGTTGCGGAACATCTGTTCGGCACCTGTTTTCATGTCGCGGAGGAGCAGGGTGAAGAGATCCGTCGGGCCGACGCCGAGCGCCGGCGCGACCTCGGCGGCGATCGCAGGATCCACCGCTTCGATCCGGGCGCGGAGCTGGTTGCCCCAGGAGCCAGGCTCCGCCGCCTCCAGGACCAGATTGTTGGCGTTCAGTTGCGGGACCGCCGGTTTGGCGCCGGTGCCGCTTTCCGCGCGATAGAGTCTGACGATGATCGCCTGGCTGCCACCGTTCGCGTAGAAATCACGCACGGCGAACCCCAGCGCGGAGCCGCTCCAGAGCCCGCCGAACGTCCGCTCGAAATCGGCGAAGCTGTTGATCGTGATCGGCTTGTCCACAGGCCCGCGCAAGGCCCGTCCGATGAATGCCGTGATCGACGTGGCCACTCCAGTGATCGTTCGGACGCCCCCTCGCACTTCCTCGATATAGACTCCTGGATAGGTCGGTGAGATTGGCATTGCCCTCCTCCACTCCTGAGATTAGCGGTTGCTTGCCGTCGCTTCATCCATGCGTCATGTCGATCGGGGCGCTTCCGGTGGTCGCCCGCGAGGCCTCAGCCCTCCCGCTCACTGCAGGGATCCCGCACGGCGGTGCGGAGCCTGTCGATAACATCCTGTTTCTTGATCTCGGCCAGGGCATGCCGGCGCGAACACATCTGCCGCACGAACCCGGCCGTCATATCGGCCGTGACGCCGAGGATCGTGAGGTCCGGATACACGGCCAGCAACTGACTGCAGAGTCCCGGCTCTTGCGTTCCCTCATGCGCGAGAATCACGGCATCGGCCTTGGTCCTCCCCGCCTCTTGCAGAATTTTCATGGGGCCCCGGCAGTCGCCCACGATCTCCATGTCTTCTTGTTCCTCCACCAGATTGCGAATGTCGTCCGGAAGCATCAGGGGATGGTTCGCCAGCAATATTCGGATCTTCTCCACCTTTACCTCCGGGCGAAGCCGTCGCCCCTTGGTATAGAGCGATTGGTTGATCGAGCCCATAGACCCTGGTACTGATTCGGGTCTAGAGGGAGCGGCAAAGAAGGTCTAGCCCGCATTATTCATGACGATTCGTGGCGTTCCACCCGTTGCATGAGAGGCGCAACGGGTACCCGGCAGTCGCCAGGCGTTGGACCCATTGCATGGAAAAGCGCAATGGGTGCCCCCAAGCACAGCCGCGAAGAACCAAGGCGTACTTGAAACAGTACGTCGAGGGGCGCACGGCGCGATGAATAAAAGAGCGCCACGTCTGTGCGCGCCGCCGAGTTGGTGAGGCGGCCGGACCCGAGCGGCGAGCACGCCCGCCATCAGGCTCTGTCGCAGCGGCGAATCGGGGCGCCCGTTGCTCCTCTGTTGCAATGGGCCAAAGCAGCAGAAGCGTTCATGAATAATGCGGGCTAGGAAAGGGAGGCTTGAACTGAATTCTGAGGAGTGCGCGACGCTTTTCCGATAGACGAAAGTCAGGATGCAGATAGGCCTAATTGGCCCTTACTCAGTGACTTATGGTCGGCACGAAATAGGGGATGCTCTTCCGGGGCTGGGACAGGCACCGCCCAAGTCAGCGGAACCAATCCCCTCGACTCCATGCGCGAGAGCACATTGCATTTTCCCTGGAATGGGTCGTGATGCAACGAGTGCAATGTGCCGGGCTAGCTCCGGACTTTCAGCACGAAATCCGGACTGCCATAATGGATGTAGTCCGCCCAATCGAGAAACCGGTGCTCTTTCAGGGTCTGGCGCGCCGCCAAGAGAGACCGGGCCACCGACTGGCCTTCGATCAGTTGGCCGTACAATGTCTTGGCGAACTCCTCCGCCGGTTCATCGCCCACGGGCCAATAGGTCCCCACATAGGTCGCCGCCCCTCCGCGCAGGAACGCCTCGGCAAAGCTGACCGAGACTTCCAGCGGATCGGCCATCGGCGACGCTTCCTTCCGGCTCGACGCTCGTTTTCTCCTTGGCGTTTTGGGCCGCCACACCCGCACCCGCCCCGCTTCACAGGCGTTGAAAAAGGCCATGCTCGGCAGCGTGGGAAGCGACATCAGGTCCGGCCCGGTCAGGATCTCGTCGCCGTGGCACACAATCCCGCTCTGGCTCAGGTCGGTACGATCATAATAGGCATGTCCCGCATAGTGCACGACATCGTATCGGCCCCCCTTCAACTCCGCGAGCAGGCGGGCTCTGGTCGCCTGCTGCTCCCTCACGACCGTCAGCTCCACCCCCCGTTGGGCTTTCAGCACCTCTTCAACCAGCTTGCCTTCCGCCGCCGCGCCGGCTAGGTCTTGCGTCGGATTGACCACCAAGAGCACCCGCAAGATGGCATCCTGCCGCTGTTCCTCCCGCCACTTGGCCACCGAGAGATTCGAGGCGAGATAGCGACGGCTGATCCCCTGCAATAAGGCCGGACTCTTTCCATCGATCACCAAGGTTTCCCAGGGAATGCGGGAGGCCGCCAGGTCGTGCACCACGACGAGATGGCGATCTTCCAGACCGGGACTCGCCAAGACCTCTTGAATCTTGGGATGGAGCACCAGTTGTCCCAGCTTCTTTCCGTAGGCGGTCAGTTCCTCCTCGTTCTTGACCTTGAGCCGCCCGCCACCCGTTACTGCGAGATGCGCTTCAAGCTCGGCCTTCGGAGGGATGGCGTCCTCCGTAATAATGGCGGCGCGGCCGCCCGCGGTCAGCACCGCCGCCTGAAACACCGTCGAGTCCGGCGCGCTGGGCAGTTGGCGGACGAACAAATAGACGGGATCTTCTCCCCGCCCGGAGACCAAGGCTCGCGCCCCTTCCATCGCCGACACATCCAACGGCGGGAAGACCTCCTCGTTGATCGTCAGCTCGGCGCCCTGGAACAGGGGCGTGCTGGCCAAGTCGTACACGGTGCGTTTCAATTCCTCATAGCGCGCCTCGTCCCGTTCGCACAGGATGACGCGACGGAACCGCTGCCCGCGATCGGCATCCTGGAGCGCCTTGAGGAAGCCGGCGAACATCTGCTTGACCACGGCGGCCACGCTCGATCCGGTGCTGCCGCCCAGAATCACGGTCGCGAACTCCTCAACCCGCGCGCGCAGGAAGACCCGCAGGACGTTCTCGGACACCAGTTCCTGCATATCCGGCGTGAATCGGTCGAAGGTGCCCATGCCGGCCAGCATGATCATTTCCGTTCGCAAGCTCGCTCGATTGACCGGCATCAGGAAGGTCTCCCCGACCACGCCGGTAAACATGCGTCGTTCCGTAAACTCCCGAATCATCCCGCCCAAGCGGTCGTCCAAAGCCCGCGCGGCCCCGGTCGGAGTCACTTCCTGGAAAATGCCGAGGACGCAGGCCCGCGTGTCCACGTCGGCGATATTGCCCTTCACGAGCGTGACATCCAACTCTCGTTGGTACCGACGCCCCACCACAAGGTTTTCGAACCGCGCCGTGCCCTCCGGGACCGCCTGGGCCTGGGCCGCTCGCCGGCCGATCGGCGCCGGCGGCGCCGCCACCTCCGCCAAGGCCACCCGGATGTCACGCGCGGTCAATTGCTTGCCGCGTCGCCCTTCATAGACGTTCTGCCGCAGCTCTGCGCCCCGCAGCACCCGGACGGCCGCTCCTCGCGGCGGGCTCCATTGCGTCATCACCCGCTGCGGCGCGGTCCCGTTAAGAATCGAGACCACCGCATCGCGCACGATGCCGTTGTTCGGAAGGCTGCCGTGGCTCTCCTCGACATAGTACGTCGGCACATCCTCAAGCCTCGCGAAATCCAGGGGGACGGTCCCGTCTCCGGCTCTCGAGACTTCATAGGCGAAGTCTCCGTTTTCGATCCGCATGCCGGTGATCGTGTCTTGGTTCACCCCCGCGATGAGCACGAACCGCTTGTCGCCCGAAGCCAGCTTGGCATGGACCGGCTCGATGGCGCGAAGCAGGTCCGCGCGAGGGCGCGGGCCGGTGGTCGGCCAGGTCGCCTCGTCGTACAGATTGACCGCGCTGAACTTTTCTTTCCACGGCATCATCTGGTACAGCCCGGGAAACGTCGAGAAGACGTCCGATGCCAGTTCCTCGGGGCCGTGCGCGAGATCGAACGCCGCCACTTTCTTGACCACGTCGTACGTTCCGCGAAGCGCCTGAGGGATGGCAAACGACCCATAGTTCGGCGTGCCGAGCATGATCAGGCGCTCGACATTGGCCGCCCCGGCCTTGAGGGCCGCTCGCGCGACGAGGCCGCCCATGCTGTGGGCCACGAGATGGACCGGTTTCTGTTCGTCATTGATCCGCTTGGCAAACTTCGCTCCCAGCGAGGGGAGATCGCGTCGCCAGTCGTAGGGGTGAAAGTCCGCGTCAAACCCCGCGGCGCGCAAGGAAAGCTTGATCATCAGATATGCAAACAGGAGCACGCCGAGCGGCACCACGTCGTCCTTGCCCTGGTCCAACGCCAGCTCGTTCAGCTCTCCGGCAAGAATCCCGATCGGATCGATCCAAATCACATCGTCGAGCAACAGCCGCTTGCGGCCCAGCTTGGACCCCATGATTCCCGGCAAGATGAACACGCGAGGCCCCCCGCGAACCGAGCGCGCGGAAGCCTGGCGGGCCAGATCGCGAAGCTCCTGGTAGTTCTCTTCGCCGAAGTACTCTTCCAGCGCGCCCCGATATTCTCCGGTCGACAGCGCGCGCTCGACCGCATCGTCCGCGAGCGCGTAGCCGGCGAACTCACGTTGCGCGAGAGCGCCGTCCACCTTTCGGAGTTTCGCGCCGGCTCTTGAGCGAGCCGATCGCCTTTGTCGCTTCTTCATCGCTCATTCCTTCCCAAGCCAAAGCGGCCATCGCCCGTGCCATCGACGGCCCGCGTCGTTCCCTGCCTCACGCCGGTCGTGGTGTCGCGGTTCACTTAACTCTCCGACGACAGGAACGGTCGGTCGAACTTGCCCTTGTTCCCTTCGAGCTGTGGCACCTGGTCGTAGTTTCCTTTGAGCTTGGCCGATGTCCGCTTGTGCAGCTCCCGGTAGCTGAGCCGGCCCTTCGCCTCCTTGATGCTCTCGACGAGATAGTACGTAAGCGCACCGTTGTACGAGCCCTTGATGAACGCATCGGCGGAGGTTTGCGTATCGCGGCAACCGGTGACCAGCAGCTCGCAGATGTCCGCATGCACCACATCGCTCTTTTTTCGCTTGGCCCGTGGCGAGGCCCGAAGCTCGCCTTTGACCGCGCCGCGCAGCCTGCGGCCGGACTCTGTCGCGACCAGATCCCAGGGGCTGGGCAGGTACCGTTCCTTGATCGGCGCATCCGGCGGCAGGAACGCGCGGGTGTTCGTGCCGGAGTGACAGCAATCCATGATGACAGTCAGCGCCACACCGGCCCGCAGCTTGTTGAAAGTCTTTCTGAGCCAGTCGTCCCGGAGGGGATCTTTCCAGTCCAAGTCGGTCGGACAGAGGATTTCATCCCGTTTATCGGCCTCATCTCCGTCATCGTCCGGCACATTGGAACCATGTCCCGAATAGTGCAGCAGGAGCACGTCCCCTTTCTTCGCGCCCGAGATCAGCTTGGCAATGGCTTTTTCCATAGCCGTCTTCGTGGCGGCATAATCGGTCAACGTCACGATGTCTTTTGCGGCAAACCCATAATAGGTCGTCAGGACCCCTTGCAGGTTGCGCACATCGTTCACGCACCCGCGTAGGTCCGCTCCCGGCACCCGATACTTGTTGATTCCGATCAGGACGGCGCGTCGTGCCATGGTCACCTCCTTGTGCAAGGCCGCATCGCGACGGCAGGATACGGTTCATGTCCGGCTAAGTCAACGACTGCTTCGGCAGGAATACGTGTATTCCCCTGACCCTTACAGTCACGAGAGCAGGCGAAGAAGTGGCGCTCAGAAGAGACTTCGTAGCCGTCAGGAGAGGATTCACAGCCACCGAGTATCGCGGAGGCCTATGGGTGGGGAGCGGGGCCGGCTAATTGACCTTGATGATGAGGCACTTCAGGTAACGGGTCTCAGGCATGGACAAGCGCACCGGATGGTCCGGGCCGGCTCCGCGCCGCTCGATGATCTCGATTCGTTTCCTTGCCTGCCTGGCCGCCGCCTCCACCGCGGCACAGAGATCGCCTTCGCTCACATGATGAGAGCAGGAACAAGTGACCAGGAGCCCGCCGGGACGGATCAGATTCAGCGCCAGCCCATTGATGTGTCGATAGCCCTCGACCGCCCGGCCCCGGACGGATCGGCTTTTGGCGAAGGCCGGCGGGTCGAGAATCACCAGATCGAACCGCCGCCGCGACCGGCCGAGTCGTTTCAATGCCTGCTGCGCGTCGGCCTGGCGATACTCACAGATCTGCGCCACCCCGTTCAGCTCGGCATGGAACCTGGCCGACTCCACGGCGGATCGGCTCACGTCCAAGCCTGACACGGAACGGGCGCCTCCCAGGGCTGCATGGGTACCGAAGGCGCCGGTATGACAGAAGGCATCCAGGACATCCCGCTCCTTGGCCAGGGCGGCGACGGCCAGCCGGTTGTTGCGTTGATCGCAAAACCAACCCGTCTTCTGTCCCCGCTCGATATCCACAAGAAATCGAGCCGGCCCCTCGGTGATCTCGACGCGAAGCGGCCCTTCACCGCGAAGAAACCCCCGTTCCAGAGGGAGCCCTTCGTGAGCGCGCGCCGGCGCGTCGTTCCGGAGATAGATCGCCTCCGCACCAGTGTGGCGGAGCAAGACTTCTCCTAACTCCTCGCGCCGTTGATCCATGCCGACCGTCAAGGTCTGCATGACCAGGACCAGCCCGTAGCGATCGACGATCAATCCCGGCAATCCATCCCCTTCCGAATGGACGAGCCGATAGGCGGTGGTGCCGGAAATGACAGAACGGCGACGCGCCACTGCTTCGGCGATCCGGTGATCCCAGAAGGAGGCGTCGATGGTTTCGTGACCGGACGTGAGGAGCCGCACACGGAGCTTCGACTGGGGACTATAGAGGCCCTGTCCGCACCAATGCCCGTCTTGGGCGGTGACCATGACTAGGTCTCCGGGCTTCAGATCTCCCGAGATGGAATCGATGTCCCCCTCGTAGATCCAGAGGTGGCCGGCCAGAATCCGCCGCTCGCAACCGGCGCGGAGTCGGACGGACGCCGTCTCGCTCTTGCCTTTCAACGAGACCCTCCGAGGAGCTACGGGGAATGGACGGGCGGCGGAGGCGTCACGAGCGGCGCCTCCGCCCTGATCGAGGATCTTACTTTTTCGGCAGCTTGGGGAGTTCCATCTTGATCGGCTCGCCGGTCAAGGCCTGAAGGAAGGCGAGCAGATCGCTTTTCTCTTCCGGCGAGAGCCCCAGCGGCTTGATGTAGGGATCGAGGTTGGGATTGGCCCCGCCCCCCTTGTCGAGAAAATCCAGCACCTCCTCCAATGTCTTGAACGCGCCGTCATGCATGTAGGGCGCGGTTTCCGTGATGCTCCGCAACGTCGGGGTCTTGAACGAGCCCCGGTCGGTTTCAAGGCCCGTGACGCCGTAACGGCCAAGGTCTTCCTTGAGCGGGCCGACTTGAGGCACGCCCAGGTTGTGGAACTGGTTGTCGGTGAAGTTCGGCCCGTTGTGACAGAGGATGCAGCGCGCCTTGCCCTTGAAAAGGTCCATGCCCCGGACGGCGGCCTGGCTCAT
The DNA window shown above is from Nitrospira tepida and carries:
- a CDS encoding phage tail sheath subtilisin-like domain-containing protein encodes the protein MPISPTYPGVYIEEVRGGVRTITGVATSITAFIGRALRGPVDKPITINSFADFERTFGGLWSGSALGFAVRDFYANGGSQAIIVRLYRAESGTGAKPAVPQLNANNLVLEAAEPGSWGNQLRARIEAVDPAIAAEVAPALGVGPTDLFTLLLRDMKTGAEQMFRNVTTVESARRVDRILANESLLMRVKTLAAPTAHGAPAAGKTVWEDNNASDGVAAADQASDGQDLNEESFTGAGKEAAKQGLYALEQADLFNLLCLPPYKSSSGIANQDVDATLVGAAAVYCEKRRAMLIVDPPSNWDDKGDAKSGVGAVGTRSKNAALYFPRLVQPNPLRNGQLEQVSPCGAVAGILARTDATRGLWKAPAGLDATITGAVGLSVNLTDGENGELNPLGINCLRAMPPSGLVVWGARTLQGDDRLASEWKYLPVRRTALFIEESLYRGTQWVVFEPNDEPLWAQIRLNIGAFMQNLFRQGAFQGKTPAEAYFVKCDKETTTQHDINLGIVNIVVGFAPLKPAEFVIIKIQQMAGQIQA
- a CDS encoding alpha/beta fold hydrolase; the protein is MKKRQRRSARSRAGAKLRKVDGALAQREFAGYALADDAVERALSTGEYRGALEEYFGEENYQELRDLARQASARSVRGGPRVFILPGIMGSKLGRKRLLLDDVIWIDPIGILAGELNELALDQGKDDVVPLGVLLFAYLMIKLSLRAAGFDADFHPYDWRRDLPSLGAKFAKRINDEQKPVHLVAHSMGGLVARAALKAGAANVERLIMLGTPNYGSFAIPQALRGTYDVVKKVAAFDLAHGPEELASDVFSTFPGLYQMMPWKEKFSAVNLYDEATWPTTGPRPRADLLRAIEPVHAKLASGDKRFVLIAGVNQDTITGMRIENGDFAYEVSRAGDGTVPLDFARLEDVPTYYVEESHGSLPNNGIVRDAVVSILNGTAPQRVMTQWSPPRGAAVRVLRGAELRQNVYEGRRGKQLTARDIRVALAEVAAPPAPIGRRAAQAQAVPEGTARFENLVVGRRYQRELDVTLVKGNIADVDTRACVLGIFQEVTPTGAARALDDRLGGMIREFTERRMFTGVVGETFLMPVNRASLRTEMIMLAGMGTFDRFTPDMQELVSENVLRVFLRARVEEFATVILGGSTGSSVAAVVKQMFAGFLKALQDADRGQRFRRVILCERDEARYEELKRTVYDLASTPLFQGAELTINEEVFPPLDVSAMEGARALVSGRGEDPVYLFVRQLPSAPDSTVFQAAVLTAGGRAAIITEDAIPPKAELEAHLAVTGGGRLKVKNEEELTAYGKKLGQLVLHPKIQEVLASPGLEDRHLVVVHDLAASRIPWETLVIDGKSPALLQGISRRYLASNLSVAKWREEQRQDAILRVLLVVNPTQDLAGAAAEGKLVEEVLKAQRGVELTVVREQQATRARLLAELKGGRYDVVHYAGHAYYDRTDLSQSGIVCHGDEILTGPDLMSLPTLPSMAFFNACEAGRVRVWRPKTPRRKRASSRKEASPMADPLEVSVSFAEAFLRGGAATYVGTYWPVGDEPAEEFAKTLYGQLIEGQSVARSLLAARQTLKEHRFLDWADYIHYGSPDFVLKVRS
- a CDS encoding caspase family protein; translation: MARRAVLIGINKYRVPGADLRGCVNDVRNLQGVLTTYYGFAAKDIVTLTDYAATKTAMEKAIAKLISGAKKGDVLLLHYSGHGSNVPDDDGDEADKRDEILCPTDLDWKDPLRDDWLRKTFNKLRAGVALTVIMDCCHSGTNTRAFLPPDAPIKERYLPSPWDLVATESGRRLRGAVKGELRASPRAKRKKSDVVHADICELLVTGCRDTQTSADAFIKGSYNGALTYYLVESIKEAKGRLSYRELHKRTSAKLKGNYDQVPQLEGNKGKFDRPFLSSES
- a CDS encoding class I SAM-dependent rRNA methyltransferase, producing the protein MKGKSETASVRLRAGCERRILAGHLWIYEGDIDSISGDLKPGDLVMVTAQDGHWCGQGLYSPQSKLRVRLLTSGHETIDASFWDHRIAEAVARRRSVISGTTAYRLVHSEGDGLPGLIVDRYGLVLVMQTLTVGMDQRREELGEVLLRHTGAEAIYLRNDAPARAHEGLPLERGFLRGEGPLRVEITEGPARFLVDIERGQKTGWFCDQRNNRLAVAALAKERDVLDAFCHTGAFGTHAALGGARSVSGLDVSRSAVESARFHAELNGVAQICEYRQADAQQALKRLGRSRRRFDLVILDPPAFAKSRSVRGRAVEGYRHINGLALNLIRPGGLLVTCSCSHHVSEGDLCAAVEAAARQARKRIEIIERRGAGPDHPVRLSMPETRYLKCLIIKVN